One window of the Daphnia pulex isolate KAP4 chromosome 8, ASM2113471v1 genome contains the following:
- the LOC124199473 gene encoding complement C1q tumor necrosis factor-related protein 3-like, which yields MGHIWSGIYSVMGSSMVENVYCDFTKLPSEAGFQQWIGFVDVKSVPNYFYGQLNGDFTTPDTPIPFRKIFLNVGGGMNETTGIFTAPVNGKYFFSLSGIVQIVGSPNSPDPTTPRPKDFILYMFKNGVIIGSSYTDESNLSTQFENYSLQSTLDLITGDQIWLEIANSSSIGYVYMYSGCHFTVFLMEQTEIFQLLVL from the exons ATGGGACACATCTGGAGTGGAATATATTCCGTAATGGGATCTTCAATGGTAGAGAATGTTTATTGTGACTTTACGAAGTTGCCATCTGAAGCCG GTTTCCAGCAATGGATTGGATTTGTTGATGTAAAATCCGTACCCAATTATTTCTATGGTCAGTTAAATGGTGATTTTACAACACCAGATACCCCTATTCCCTTTCGAAAGATATTTTTGAATGTCGGAGGAGGCATGAATGAAACCACGGGAATATTTACCGCACCCGTCAacgggaaatattttttttctttatcaggAATTGTGCAAATAGTTGGAAGTCCAAATTCCCCTGATCCAACAACCCCAAGACCTAAAGATTTTATATTGTATATGTTTAAGAATGGGGTTATTATTGGGTCAAGCTATACGGACGAGTCAAATCTATCaacacaatttgaaaattattcctTGCAATCCACTCTGGATTTGATCACAGGGGACCAAATTTGGCTTGAAATTGCAAACTCATCAAGTATTGGGTACGTTTATATGTATAGTGGCTGTCACTTTACTGTTTTTCTGATGGAACAAACGGAAATTTTTCAGTTACTTGTTTTGTAA